One genomic segment of Cytophagia bacterium CHB2 includes these proteins:
- a CDS encoding type II toxin-antitoxin system RelE/ParE family toxin, producing the protein MKKVSITPKARADLRDISRHTDQKWGRQQRFKYLKQLGDRFAFLAETPEMGKKRDEIVGAPFSYHEGRHVIFYRATAEGIEILRVLHDAMDFPRHFK; encoded by the coding sequence ATGAAAAAAGTCTCAATCACCCCCAAAGCGCGGGCAGATTTACGAGACATTAGCCGCCACACCGACCAAAAATGGGGGCGACAGCAACGCTTCAAATATCTCAAACAGCTTGGCGATCGCTTCGCCTTTCTTGCCGAAACGCCTGAGATGGGAAAAAAGCGCGACGAGATTGTTGGCGCTCCCTTTAGCTATCACGAAGGCCGCCACGTCATCTTTTACCGCGCCACGGCTGAGGGCATTGAGATTCTGAGAGTCTTGCATGACGCGATGGATTTCCCCAGACATTTCAAATAA